CCCCTGGGGCGACACCTCGACCGTGGCCGACGAGGTGCTGATCAAGTTCCACCTCATCGCCGCTGCGCGCAAATGAACCCTGCCACACGTTTTCAGCTGGACGGTCGAACCCGTCCGCACCCAACCCGCACCACCCGCTCTGACAGAGGACATCACACCATGAAAAAGCTGCTCATCGCCGCTGCGATCGCCACCCTATCCGGCGCCGTCGTCGCCGCCGACACCTACAACTTCGACGCGACCCACACCTGGCCCAGCTTCGAAATCAACCACTTCGGCCTGTCGACCCAGCGCGGCCGCTTCGACAAGACCACCGGCAAAGCCGTGATCGACTTCGCCGCGAAGAAGGGCAGCGTCGAGGCGGTGATCGAGACCGGTTCGATCAACATGGGCTTCGAGAAGTGGAACGAGCACCTGAAGTCGGAAGACTTCTTCAATGCCGCCAAATTCCCGACCATGACCTTCAAGGCCGACGCGCTGACCTTCGACGGCGACAAGGTTGTCGCTGCCGACGGCACGCTGACGCTGCTGGGCGTGACCAAGCCGGTCAAGCTGACGGTGAGCAACTTCAAGTGCCTGCCGCATCCGATGCTCAAGGTGCAGGCCTGTGCCGCGGACATCAGCACCACGATCAAGCGTTCCGACTGGGGCATGACCAAGTACGTGCCTTACGTCTCGGACGAAGTCACGATCAAGATCCCGGTCGAATCGCTCAAGCAGCAGTAATCGCGGGCGTCGCCAAACCAAGGGATGCCTTCTGGCATCCCTTTTTGTTTTGGTGCCCGCCTCGACCGCTCGGGTACCCTCTGCCATGATGAAAGTTCCGACGCCGAGACCCACGATGCGACGCACGCTCGCCCCCTTCCTGCTTGCCGCCCTGCTGATCCCCGCTGTAGCGCATGCCGCAAAGACCCTGGTGTATTGCGCCGAAGGCAGCCCGGAGTCGCTGACGCGCCTCTTCGCCAACGGCCAGAACACCGCTGACGCCGGCGCGCAGGTCGCGGACACCTTGCTCGACTTCAAACCCGGCACCGCAGAACTGCAGCCGGCGCTCGCCGAGTCCTGGGAGATCTCGCCCGACGGTCTTGCATACACCTTCCACCTGCGCCG
This region of Niveibacterium umoris genomic DNA includes:
- a CDS encoding YceI family protein, with product MKKLLIAAAIATLSGAVVAADTYNFDATHTWPSFEINHFGLSTQRGRFDKTTGKAVIDFAAKKGSVEAVIETGSINMGFEKWNEHLKSEDFFNAAKFPTMTFKADALTFDGDKVVAADGTLTLLGVTKPVKLTVSNFKCLPHPMLKVQACAADISTTIKRSDWGMTKYVPYVSDEVTIKIPVESLKQQ